In one window of Candidatus Sulfuricurvum sp. RIFRC-1 DNA:
- a CDS encoding cation:proton antiporter, whose product MLTIIVTTLLLSLLINIFIRKIHLPTIIGYIITGTTIAYIFNLHDAVSNHDLKEIAEFGVVFLMFTIGLEFSVAHLKRMKYEVFVTGTLQILLTSSLVFFLTYYGLHIEQNSAFIISLVVALSSTAIVLKLLNESGEINRRHGQRSLGILIMQDIAVIPILLIIGFMSSNSTNISLALQDMLLSAVILLAFLWIFGKHILEPFLTQILKTNSDELFVGSVLFLAIGASYLAHVLGFSYSLGAFIAGMLIAETKYKHQAEADLIPFRDLLLGIFFITVGMQIDFFLLIFQLPLILAILMGVMVLKFIIIFALVKIDESKRVTLKTAFSLIQIGEFSLAILELARSNDLIAQPYSQVLIATIVLSMIITPLILKHLTPLTDLFIKKEDENIENELFSDELKDHTIILGFGEFGRNVAAALKEKGEFYLAIENNINTFHEIQKMGEPAIFGNALKKEVLKKANIHMAKYVIVAIDNPAKLYHVCQTIEQFVDNSKIIVKVHTQHEKNIIAELGISNIIIENDVMSQQVSRLIID is encoded by the coding sequence TTGTTAACGATTATTGTAACAACATTGCTCTTATCACTCCTAATCAATATTTTTATTCGTAAAATTCATCTGCCTACCATTATCGGCTATATTATAACGGGAACGACGATAGCGTATATCTTTAATCTTCATGATGCGGTCAGTAATCATGATCTAAAAGAGATCGCCGAATTCGGGGTTGTGTTTTTGATGTTTACTATCGGGTTGGAATTTTCTGTAGCTCATTTAAAGCGGATGAAGTATGAAGTATTTGTCACGGGAACATTGCAAATACTTCTCACATCTTCTCTTGTTTTTTTCCTTACCTATTACGGATTACATATTGAGCAAAATTCTGCTTTTATTATCTCTCTTGTTGTTGCCCTCTCTTCAACTGCTATTGTCCTTAAACTTTTAAACGAAAGTGGTGAAATCAACCGCCGACACGGGCAAAGATCGCTGGGGATTCTCATTATGCAGGATATCGCCGTTATCCCTATTTTGCTTATTATCGGGTTTATGAGCAGCAATTCCACAAATATCTCTTTGGCATTGCAGGATATGCTACTAAGTGCGGTGATATTACTGGCATTTTTATGGATATTCGGTAAGCATATACTGGAGCCTTTTTTAACCCAAATCCTTAAAACAAACTCGGATGAACTCTTTGTAGGAAGTGTTTTGTTTTTGGCGATTGGTGCATCGTATTTAGCGCATGTTTTGGGTTTTTCCTATTCTTTGGGTGCTTTTATCGCAGGTATGCTGATCGCCGAAACGAAATACAAACATCAGGCGGAAGCCGACTTGATCCCTTTTAGGGATTTATTGCTCGGTATCTTTTTTATCACCGTAGGGATGCAGATAGATTTTTTCTTGCTGATTTTTCAACTCCCTCTCATCTTGGCGATATTGATGGGTGTTATGGTCCTGAAATTTATCATTATTTTCGCTCTTGTTAAGATCGATGAAAGCAAAAGAGTCACGCTCAAGACGGCTTTTAGTCTCATACAAATCGGTGAGTTTTCACTGGCAATTTTGGAGTTGGCACGCTCAAACGATCTGATCGCACAACCCTACAGCCAAGTATTGATCGCAACGATCGTTTTATCGATGATTATTACCCCGCTCATCTTGAAACATCTCACCCCTCTTACCGATCTGTTTATAAAAAAAGAGGATGAGAATATTGAAAATGAACTCTTTTCGGATGAGTTAAAAGATCACACGATTATTTTGGGATTCGGCGAGTTTGGGCGCAACGTTGCCGCAGCACTCAAAGAAAAAGGTGAATTTTATCTCGCTATCGAAAACAATATCAACACGTTTCACGAGATTCAAAAGATGGGAGAGCCTGCTATTTTCGGTAATGCTCTTAAAAAAGAGGTATTAAAAAAAGCCAATATTCATATGGCTAAATACGTTATTGTCGCGATCGATAATCCGGCAAAACTCTATCATGTATGCCAAACGATTGAGCAGTTTGTTGATAACTCCAAAATTATTGTCAAAGTACATACACAGCATGAAAAAAATATTATTGCCGAACTAGGAATTAGCAATATTATCATTGAAAATGATGTGATGAGTCAGCAGGTATCTCGGCTTATTATCGATTGA
- the nhaD gene encoding sodium:proton antiporter NhaD encodes MTTVITEQPIDLVFHPFGWLLLSIFVIGYYFIAAEEKYHIDKAKPALFTGTLMFVLIGLYYVSVGADLTPFEHEVDHLILEIAEIFFFLFVAMTYIEALVERGVFSALRAKLIAKGYSYRELFWITGTLAFFISPVADNLTTALILSTVLLTIDNKTKEFLVPSAINVVVAANAGGAWSPFGDITTLMVWAAEKGAFVDFLYLFPAAFMGWLITAALLVRYVPDLDPHKDGDPEAAEKIEILKGGKVIIAFGALTIALAVAGKQLLHLPPMWGMLFGLAILQLYMYFLKAKHNVDVNIFEAMSKVENNTLLFFFGILAAVGALHFIGFLTYAAQLYEAFDPTMVNIGVGLLSAIVDNVPVMSAVLKANPSIDHAQWMLVTMTAGIGGSLISFGSAAGVGVMGKMHGIYTFSSHMKLAWTVLVGYIVSLIVWYVQFSVLGFY; translated from the coding sequence ATGACTACCGTTATCACGGAACAGCCTATAGACTTAGTATTTCACCCTTTTGGATGGCTACTTCTTAGTATTTTTGTCATAGGGTATTATTTTATCGCTGCTGAAGAGAAATACCATATCGATAAAGCCAAACCGGCACTCTTTACCGGAACGTTGATGTTTGTTCTGATCGGACTTTATTATGTGAGCGTCGGGGCGGATTTAACTCCGTTTGAGCACGAAGTCGATCATCTGATTTTGGAAATCGCTGAGATCTTCTTTTTCTTGTTTGTCGCGATGACCTATATCGAGGCATTGGTTGAGCGAGGTGTTTTTAGTGCTTTACGTGCGAAACTGATTGCAAAAGGGTACAGTTACCGTGAGCTTTTTTGGATCACGGGTACGTTGGCATTTTTTATCTCACCGGTTGCTGATAACCTTACAACGGCACTTATTCTTTCAACAGTTTTGTTGACGATTGATAATAAAACAAAAGAATTTTTGGTTCCCAGTGCCATCAATGTGGTTGTCGCAGCCAATGCCGGTGGTGCTTGGAGTCCGTTTGGGGATATTACGACGCTCATGGTTTGGGCAGCTGAGAAGGGAGCCTTTGTCGATTTCCTTTATCTTTTTCCTGCGGCGTTTATGGGTTGGCTTATTACCGCAGCATTGCTCGTTCGATATGTTCCCGATCTCGATCCACATAAAGACGGAGATCCCGAAGCGGCCGAAAAAATCGAAATTCTCAAAGGGGGGAAAGTCATTATCGCATTCGGTGCATTGACGATTGCCCTTGCGGTTGCAGGGAAACAGCTTCTTCATCTACCTCCGATGTGGGGGATGCTTTTTGGTTTGGCAATTTTGCAGCTTTATATGTATTTTCTCAAAGCGAAGCACAATGTCGATGTGAATATTTTCGAGGCGATGAGCAAAGTGGAAAACAACACACTTCTCTTTTTCTTTGGAATTTTGGCGGCGGTAGGAGCGCTCCATTTTATTGGGTTTCTTACTTATGCGGCTCAACTGTATGAAGCCTTCGACCCGACGATGGTTAACATCGGTGTGGGATTGCTCTCCGCCATCGTTGATAACGTTCCGGTAATGTCAGCGGTTTTAAAAGCCAATCCTTCTATCGATCATGCTCAATGGATGTTGGTGACGATGACAGCGGGAATCGGCGGTTCGTTGATCAGTTTTGGAAGTGCCGCAGGTGTGGGAGTAATGGGGAAAATGCACGGTATTTATACCTTTTCCTCCCATATGAAATTGGCATGGACGGTGCTGGTTGGATATATCGTCTCACTGATAGTGTGGTATGTTCAGTTTAGTGTTTTAGGCTTCTATTAA
- the guaA gene encoding glutamine-hydrolyzing GMP synthase codes for MKDVNIIVLDFGSQYTQLIARRLREDKVYCEVLPYHTKIDAIKAKNPKGIILSGGPSSVYNKDAYTVDQGVYALGIPVLGICYGMQRIAVDFGGSVIRSDHHEYGKAELTIDMTQHSILFEGCEDERAVWMSHSDKVDVLPEGFVPIAYSPNSPYAAIANEAKMIYAMQYHPEVNHSEEGYLMLRNFARKICGITEKWDMGHFLKEQIVKIRAQVGEGKVLCALSGGVDSSVVAALLYEAIGDQLIPVFVDNGLLRKGERDSVENIFKVHLKVPLVVADASENFLGKLAGVTDPETKRKIIGHTFIEVFEAEAKKHDGIKFLAQGTLYPDVIESVSVNGPSVTIKSHHNVGGLPDWMDFELIEPLRDLFKDEVRKLGLELGLPDSLVNRHPFPGPGLGIRIMGEVNKPDLNLLREADAILLDELKASGYYTKTWQAFAVLLNVKSVGVMGDNRTYDNTVCVRVVEAVDGMTATFAHLPHTLLERISRRIINEVDGINRVVYDISSKPPATIEWE; via the coding sequence TTGAAAGATGTCAATATTATCGTTCTTGATTTTGGTTCACAGTACACACAGTTGATCGCACGACGTTTGCGCGAAGATAAAGTCTATTGTGAGGTACTTCCTTACCACACTAAAATCGATGCTATTAAAGCAAAAAATCCAAAAGGTATCATTCTCAGCGGTGGACCTTCATCCGTTTATAACAAAGATGCGTATACTGTCGATCAAGGTGTTTACGCACTTGGAATCCCTGTTCTTGGGATTTGTTACGGTATGCAGCGTATCGCGGTTGATTTCGGCGGTTCGGTTATCCGAAGTGATCATCACGAATACGGAAAAGCGGAACTTACCATCGATATGACACAGCACTCAATACTCTTCGAGGGGTGCGAAGACGAACGCGCCGTGTGGATGAGCCATTCGGACAAAGTGGATGTATTGCCGGAAGGCTTTGTCCCTATCGCGTATTCGCCAAACTCCCCGTATGCAGCCATCGCAAATGAAGCAAAAATGATCTACGCGATGCAATATCACCCGGAGGTAAACCACTCTGAAGAGGGGTATTTGATGCTTCGCAATTTTGCACGCAAAATTTGCGGCATTACCGAAAAATGGGACATGGGACATTTTCTCAAAGAGCAAATCGTGAAAATTCGCGCCCAAGTGGGTGAGGGGAAAGTACTTTGCGCACTCAGCGGAGGGGTGGACTCTTCGGTCGTTGCGGCATTGTTGTACGAAGCGATCGGCGATCAGTTGATCCCGGTTTTCGTCGATAACGGATTATTGCGCAAGGGGGAACGTGACTCGGTTGAAAATATTTTCAAAGTTCATCTCAAGGTACCTCTCGTCGTTGCCGATGCATCGGAAAATTTCCTCGGCAAGCTTGCCGGTGTGACGGATCCTGAGACGAAACGAAAAATTATCGGACACACCTTTATCGAAGTGTTTGAAGCGGAAGCGAAAAAGCATGACGGTATTAAATTCTTGGCGCAGGGGACATTGTATCCCGACGTTATCGAATCGGTTTCCGTTAACGGCCCATCGGTGACGATCAAAAGCCATCACAATGTCGGCGGACTCCCTGACTGGATGGATTTCGAGTTGATTGAACCTCTCCGTGATTTGTTCAAAGACGAAGTACGTAAACTCGGGCTTGAACTCGGATTGCCGGATTCATTGGTTAACCGTCATCCGTTCCCGGGACCGGGTCTTGGTATCCGTATCATGGGTGAGGTTAACAAACCGGATTTGAATCTTTTACGTGAAGCCGATGCGATTTTGCTTGATGAACTCAAAGCGAGTGGCTATTACACCAAAACATGGCAAGCATTTGCGGTACTCCTGAACGTCAAATCAGTCGGCGTTATGGGAGATAACCGTACCTATGACAACACCGTTTGTGTCCGTGTTGTGGAAGCGGTGGATGGGATGACGGCAACGTTTGCCCATCTTCCTCACACCTTGTTGGAACGTATCAGCCGCCGTATCATTAACGAAGTTGATGGAATCAATCGTGTCGTATACGATATCAGTTCCAAGCCCCCTGCTACGATCGAGTGGGAATAA
- a CDS encoding uroporphyrinogen-III synthase, with product MRPIYLISKTPYEGVIHIPILTISFLQPRIDFDTYQGIILTSKQALLALEHYTFGWEKLQCICVSEGTAEAARKAGALNVEAADGYGRSIPAILRTKAGKGKWLYVRPKVIASDWVMEARKEGVEIDEAVVYETTCNEAAREYTLDKDAVLVFTSPSSIDCFCASYPILSSYSIVAIGKTTRAAFKTAKEVHVSPLTSVESAIELARKIAQDASAF from the coding sequence TTGCGCCCGATTTATCTCATCTCAAAAACTCCCTATGAGGGAGTAATTCATATCCCTATCCTCACGATCTCTTTTTTACAACCTCGTATTGATTTTGACACCTATCAGGGGATTATTCTCACTTCGAAACAAGCATTGTTAGCTTTAGAACATTACACGTTTGGATGGGAAAAACTGCAATGCATCTGCGTATCGGAAGGTACGGCAGAAGCGGCACGAAAAGCGGGTGCTCTGAATGTTGAAGCGGCAGATGGCTATGGGAGATCGATTCCGGCTATTTTACGAACCAAAGCGGGAAAGGGAAAATGGCTTTATGTGCGTCCGAAAGTGATTGCTTCGGATTGGGTTATGGAAGCTCGAAAGGAGGGGGTTGAGATTGACGAAGCAGTGGTATATGAGACGACCTGCAATGAAGCGGCGAGAGAGTATACGCTAGACAAAGATGCCGTTTTAGTCTTTACTTCTCCCTCATCCATCGATTGTTTTTGCGCTTCTTATCCGATCCTTTCGTCGTACAGTATTGTCGCTATCGGTAAAACAACTCGCGCTGCTTTCAAAACTGCCAAAGAGGTTCATGTAAGTCCTTTAACCAGTGTCGAATCGGCGATTGAACTGGCACGAAAAATTGCCCAAGACGCATCTGCGTTTTAA
- the purD gene encoding phosphoribosylamine--glycine ligase — protein sequence MRVMVIGSGGREFSIGRVLKQDPEVTELFFSPGNGATPMLGTNIEIKDYEELAQFALDNAIDLTIVGPEGPLTDGVVDIFKAKGLVIFGPSKAAAQLEGSKVYMKNFLAKYNIPTARYIETAHIGDAFKFIESLTAPIVVKADGLCAGKGVIIAMSHDEAKVAVSEMLSGKSFGDAGLRVIIEEFLDGYELSMFALCDGKDFILLPAAQDHKRLLDNDEGPNTGGMGAYAPTPLVDDVIYEKVKERVIRPTLLGMQEEGAPFEGVLFIGIMVVNGEPITLEFNVRFGDPECEILMPLLKTPARELFYKAATKQLDTLNVEFHDKYAVGVVMASRNYPYDNSEPAEIIVDEVHHEEIAQNTHIAYAGVAEEDGKLYATGGRVLVCVGVGDSIKQARDRAYMLCGQVHFAGKKLRTDIAYQALR from the coding sequence ATGCGAGTAATGGTAATCGGAAGCGGCGGACGTGAATTTTCAATCGGACGGGTGTTAAAACAAGACCCCGAAGTAACTGAGCTTTTTTTCTCTCCCGGCAATGGCGCTACACCGATGTTAGGTACAAATATTGAAATCAAAGATTATGAAGAACTGGCGCAATTTGCACTCGATAACGCGATTGATTTAACAATCGTAGGTCCTGAAGGTCCTTTGACCGATGGCGTTGTGGATATTTTCAAAGCTAAAGGGCTGGTGATTTTCGGTCCTTCAAAAGCCGCAGCACAACTCGAAGGTTCAAAAGTCTATATGAAAAACTTTTTGGCCAAATACAATATTCCGACGGCACGCTATATCGAAACAGCCCATATTGGTGACGCGTTCAAATTTATCGAATCATTAACTGCTCCGATCGTTGTAAAAGCGGATGGTTTGTGTGCCGGTAAGGGTGTTATTATCGCCATGAGCCACGATGAAGCCAAAGTAGCCGTTTCAGAAATGTTGAGTGGAAAATCGTTTGGAGATGCGGGCTTACGCGTTATTATTGAAGAGTTTTTGGATGGTTATGAACTTTCCATGTTTGCTCTTTGCGATGGAAAAGATTTTATTCTCCTCCCTGCGGCACAAGATCATAAACGGCTCCTTGATAACGATGAGGGACCCAATACTGGAGGAATGGGCGCGTATGCACCGACTCCTCTCGTCGATGATGTGATTTATGAAAAAGTCAAAGAGCGGGTAATCCGTCCAACATTGTTGGGGATGCAAGAAGAAGGAGCACCGTTTGAGGGAGTTCTTTTTATCGGTATCATGGTGGTGAATGGTGAGCCTATAACGCTTGAATTTAACGTACGTTTCGGTGATCCTGAATGTGAGATTTTGATGCCATTGCTCAAAACTCCTGCTCGTGAATTGTTTTACAAAGCCGCGACCAAACAACTCGATACTCTGAATGTTGAATTTCACGATAAATATGCAGTCGGTGTGGTAATGGCAAGCCGTAACTATCCGTATGACAATTCAGAACCTGCCGAAATCATTGTGGATGAAGTCCATCATGAAGAAATCGCTCAAAATACCCATATCGCGTATGCAGGTGTAGCGGAAGAAGATGGAAAACTCTATGCGACGGGCGGACGTGTTCTTGTCTGCGTCGGTGTTGGTGATAGCATCAAACAAGCGCGTGACCGTGCTTATATGCTCTGTGGGCAAGTTCATTTTGCCGGCAAAAAATTGCGTACCGATATCGCGTATCAGGCGCTTCGTTAA
- a CDS encoding RDD family protein, which translates to MDERIDSLLQREHLELSSIRQRVAAFGIDELLLSIIMIIILWDAMSKAETLEAMIAVTNSFLLEYMAIKIIYQTFFTMQYGASLGKIIMKIRVIELSTLSNPSFLSAFNRSVFRVVSEILFYLGFVWAMLDPYRRSWHDRTARTLVINA; encoded by the coding sequence ATGGACGAACGCATCGATTCGCTTTTACAACGAGAGCATTTGGAACTCTCTTCTATTCGTCAGCGTGTGGCTGCCTTTGGAATCGATGAATTGCTTTTATCCATCATCATGATTATCATTTTATGGGATGCGATGAGTAAAGCCGAAACGTTAGAAGCAATGATAGCGGTGACAAACAGCTTTTTGCTGGAGTATATGGCGATTAAAATTATTTACCAAACTTTTTTTACGATGCAATACGGTGCCAGTCTTGGAAAAATTATTATGAAAATCCGTGTTATTGAACTCTCAACCCTTTCAAACCCAAGTTTTTTAAGTGCTTTTAACCGAAGTGTTTTTCGGGTAGTGAGCGAGATCCTTTTTTATCTGGGTTTCGTCTGGGCGATGCTTGATCCGTATAGACGGAGCTGGCATGATCGAACCGCACGGACATTGGTGATTAATGCGTAA
- the lptD gene encoding LPS assembly protein LptD, which produces MRKFIWISLVTSTLLLGEDRVELYGTNVDANGSIATAIGDPVALYQDQILSADKLMYDRNTSVIEAMGNVNVFKAKQYHMLSDYARVDLINETRYSKPYYMVDQDSGAWISTDEAQACKNEIDLASGSVSGCDSHDPLWKIRFSSADYDTEEMWVNLYNARLLVNDLPLFYLPYFGYPTDKTRRSGLLIPSFGLSNSEGFYYQQPIYFAPQNWWDAELRPQIRTSRGSGMYTDFRFVDTASSEGSIRLGYFKEQSKYAEEYDLANLKHYGYNVKYRHSAPLREWFDLNLEGESGLYLDGLWMNDVDYLNLQQSDETQNVTANQVLSRINAYYSSEDNYFGTYLKHYQYLDQESNDQTIQTLPSLQYHRYLESFLDNHILLSADAIATHFYRPDGKRAIQGDFTVPITFQSALFDEYLDVAYTATAFSNVIGFYGNPKSGETTNYEEGLYAQLDHTFSLSSTLVKPYESLTHVLSPSVSYTVSGNRFYNGYYETYHDNGMCAAGSTLPECEYYSLNEPSDTLSFGLNNYLLEGGKQFLVDRLSQNFRYDDQGSYYGELQNELEWEISRAVSYYNQTAYNHDRNRITKEQNTLRYNDGIVTAGVSHYYTDELRYDSTLLRNVTEYASYWTADAAYQYNRHYRFFGILAYDYREDLMKRSEIGFLYTQRCLDFGIRYVQNRRPILTNTTGNDSVDDSYIFITLILKPIGGSEFNYKLTSN; this is translated from the coding sequence ATGCGTAAATTTATCTGGATCAGTCTGGTTACATCTACTTTACTTTTGGGTGAAGATCGTGTTGAATTGTATGGAACCAATGTTGATGCAAACGGTTCGATTGCCACTGCGATAGGCGATCCGGTAGCCCTCTATCAAGATCAGATACTCAGTGCCGATAAACTCATGTATGATCGCAATACGAGTGTCATTGAAGCGATGGGCAATGTGAATGTTTTTAAAGCCAAACAATATCATATGCTCAGTGATTATGCACGTGTCGATTTGATCAATGAAACCCGTTATTCCAAACCTTATTACATGGTCGATCAAGATTCAGGGGCATGGATCAGTACCGATGAAGCGCAAGCGTGTAAAAATGAGATTGACTTGGCCAGCGGATCGGTATCGGGATGTGATTCACATGATCCTCTCTGGAAAATACGATTCAGTAGTGCGGATTACGATACCGAAGAGATGTGGGTTAATTTGTATAATGCACGTTTGTTGGTCAATGATTTACCTCTTTTTTATCTCCCGTATTTTGGTTATCCAACCGATAAAACAAGGCGGAGCGGATTATTGATCCCGTCGTTTGGGCTCTCCAACTCGGAAGGATTTTATTATCAGCAGCCGATCTATTTTGCACCACAAAATTGGTGGGATGCAGAGCTTCGTCCTCAAATACGAACGTCACGCGGATCGGGTATGTATACCGATTTTCGATTTGTCGACACTGCTTCATCAGAGGGATCGATCCGTTTGGGTTATTTCAAAGAGCAGTCTAAATATGCGGAAGAGTACGATCTAGCCAATCTTAAACATTACGGATATAACGTTAAATATCGCCATTCTGCCCCTTTGCGTGAATGGTTTGACTTAAATCTCGAGGGTGAGTCAGGGCTATATCTTGACGGATTGTGGATGAACGATGTCGATTATCTTAATCTGCAACAGAGTGACGAAACCCAAAATGTGACTGCCAATCAGGTTCTTTCACGCATCAATGCCTATTACAGCAGTGAAGATAACTATTTTGGAACCTATCTGAAACATTATCAGTACTTGGATCAAGAGAGTAATGATCAAACGATTCAAACCCTTCCAAGTCTACAATATCACCGTTATTTGGAGAGTTTTTTAGACAATCATATTCTTCTAAGTGCGGATGCAATAGCAACCCATTTTTATCGGCCGGACGGAAAACGTGCCATTCAAGGTGATTTCACCGTTCCAATCACTTTTCAGAGTGCATTATTTGATGAGTATCTCGATGTCGCTTATACCGCTACCGCATTTTCAAATGTGATTGGGTTTTATGGAAATCCGAAATCCGGAGAAACCACCAACTATGAAGAAGGGCTTTATGCTCAGCTCGATCACACCTTTTCCCTCTCATCAACGCTGGTGAAACCGTACGAATCTCTAACCCATGTCCTTAGCCCTTCGGTAAGCTATACAGTCTCAGGGAACCGTTTTTATAATGGTTATTACGAGACCTATCATGATAATGGAATGTGTGCTGCGGGGAGTACCCTTCCTGAGTGTGAATATTACAGTTTGAATGAACCAAGTGATACTTTATCGTTTGGATTAAATAACTACCTTCTTGAAGGTGGAAAACAATTCCTCGTGGATCGTTTGAGTCAAAATTTCCGATATGACGATCAGGGAAGCTATTACGGTGAGTTGCAAAATGAGCTCGAATGGGAGATTAGCCGTGCGGTCTCGTATTATAATCAGACGGCATATAATCATGATCGAAATCGTATCACCAAAGAACAGAATACTCTTCGCTATAATGATGGAATCGTAACGGCGGGTGTGAGTCATTATTATACCGATGAACTGCGATACGACTCTACGCTATTGCGCAATGTTACCGAATACGCAAGTTACTGGACAGCCGATGCGGCGTATCAATACAACCGACATTATCGTTTTTTCGGTATTTTGGCTTACGATTATCGTGAAGATTTGATGAAACGAAGTGAGATCGGGTTTTTATATACTCAGCGATGTCTTGATTTCGGTATTCGCTACGTTCAAAATCGACGTCCGATCTTGACGAATACGACGGGGAATGATTCGGTAGATGATTCGTATATCTTTATAACACTCATTTTAAAGCCGATCGGCGGATCGGAATTTAATTATAAACTCACCAGTAATTAA
- a CDS encoding MlaD family protein yields the protein MKLEAKIGLFVVMALGALLFLSTQVTSLGKWGSDGYTVQAYVEDASGVEKHTHVLMNGVTIGDVEDIMIEGKRVRLTLMIDKGVKIPDDSSVIVAQESLLGSKVINIVVGDSLSVLKEAGVLSQSKRYASFDQTSDSVNAAAKELELLLKDFRSTLDDEHRAAIQEMIIAFRNVGVNLDGVIVENRDDLHAAIANFRTMSAGFSQTADTVNKDLPAIMARINSLSTRLDNISGSLEHKLPEAVDKFVKIEDNVSAILTENRSSLKDTITTAGSFFKSGEEAFGKIDSMLSNFTTSELQVAMHTDYMIRDQYGKVYLGVNYLPNPETYYMFDLVSTDDYSRYDTNPPGKNIKGETYYSLQYGKRFDNTLLRFGAIESTGGIGVDYFMDHDRLKFSAEAFDFNAINDIRGTRTHLKAQVRYQMLKHLELYGGWDNFLNPQSQNIFLGLGLRFIDNDLKYTMGAASMAR from the coding sequence ATGAAACTGGAAGCAAAAATTGGTCTTTTTGTCGTGATGGCTTTGGGTGCATTGTTGTTCCTCTCGACTCAGGTAACGTCACTCGGAAAATGGGGAAGTGATGGCTACACAGTCCAAGCGTATGTTGAAGATGCTTCGGGTGTAGAAAAGCATACCCATGTTTTGATGAACGGGGTAACAATCGGTGATGTTGAAGATATTATGATCGAAGGGAAGCGGGTTAGACTCACGCTTATGATTGATAAAGGGGTGAAAATTCCGGATGACTCATCGGTGATTGTGGCTCAAGAGTCTCTTTTAGGATCAAAAGTAATCAATATCGTCGTCGGTGATTCACTATCAGTGCTTAAAGAGGCAGGGGTCTTGTCCCAATCCAAGCGTTATGCTTCGTTTGATCAAACGAGTGATTCAGTCAATGCGGCAGCCAAAGAGTTGGAATTATTACTCAAAGATTTCCGTTCTACGTTGGATGATGAGCACCGCGCCGCGATTCAAGAGATGATCATTGCATTTCGCAATGTTGGGGTGAACCTTGATGGTGTGATTGTTGAAAACAGAGATGATTTGCATGCGGCGATTGCTAACTTTAGAACGATGAGCGCCGGATTTTCTCAGACGGCAGATACCGTCAATAAAGATTTGCCGGCCATTATGGCCCGTATCAATTCACTCTCAACGCGCCTCGATAATATTAGCGGTTCATTGGAACATAAACTTCCTGAGGCGGTCGATAAATTTGTCAAGATAGAAGATAATGTCAGTGCTATCCTCACGGAAAATCGCTCTTCATTGAAAGATACGATTACAACGGCAGGATCATTTTTCAAAAGCGGTGAGGAAGCATTCGGGAAAATTGACTCGATGTTGAGCAACTTTACAACCAGTGAACTTCAGGTGGCGATGCATACTGATTACATGATACGAGATCAGTATGGAAAAGTCTATTTGGGGGTTAATTATCTTCCCAATCCTGAAACCTATTATATGTTTGATTTGGTCAGTACCGATGATTATTCCCGCTACGATACGAATCCTCCGGGTAAAAATATCAAAGGGGAGACCTATTATTCTCTCCAATACGGAAAACGCTTTGATAACACATTGCTCCGCTTTGGAGCAATCGAGTCAACCGGCGGTATCGGAGTCGATTATTTCATGGATCATGATCGTCTGAAATTCAGTGCCGAAGCGTTTGATTTTAATGCTATTAATGATATCCGTGGAACTCGTACCCATTTGAAAGCACAAGTACGCTATCAAATGTTAAAACATCTTGAACTGTACGGTGGATGGGATAATTTCCTCAATCCGCAGTCGCAAAATATTTTCTTAGGGCTTGGCCTGCGTTTTATCGATAACGATCTTAAATACACAATGGGTGCTGCCTCGATGGCACGATAA